The following are from one region of the Thermincola ferriacetica genome:
- a CDS encoding chemotaxis protein CheW, with product MSQISEEEKQYVVFRLGSEVFGIDINKVKEIIVYQEPTHMPGSSEFIEGIINLRGHVIPIVSLRKKFNFPEAGDMGKTRIIVVEAGNSTVGIVVDGVSEVVMISGSVIEKPSSLLTSTVDENYITGVAKMESGLVIILDLEKVIGRDMAEAV from the coding sequence TTGAGCCAAATTTCAGAAGAAGAAAAGCAATATGTCGTTTTCCGGCTGGGTTCCGAAGTTTTCGGCATAGACATCAACAAGGTCAAGGAGATTATAGTTTACCAGGAACCTACCCATATGCCAGGGAGTTCAGAATTTATAGAGGGAATAATTAACCTGAGAGGACATGTGATTCCCATCGTCAGCCTGCGGAAAAAATTCAATTTCCCGGAAGCCGGGGATATGGGAAAAACGCGGATAATTGTGGTAGAAGCCGGCAACAGTACCGTGGGTATAGTGGTGGACGGCGTTTCCGAGGTAGTCATGATTTCCGGCAGTGTAATTGAAAAACCATCCTCTCTTCTCACTTCTACCGTAGACGAAAATTACATCACCGGGGTGGCCAAAATGGAATCGGGATTGGTCATAATCCTTGATTTAGAGAAGGTTATTGGCCGGGATATGGCTGAAGCTGTATAA